In Victivallis sp. Marseille-Q1083, the genomic stretch GGTGACGCTGCTCCGGCTTCGCAAGAAGCCGGAGTACTACCAGGCCAAATATGGAACCCGTTTTTACGGATTTCAAAAATTGACGCTGCTCTTGGAGAAGCAGCATAACCGCGGCCAGGATGGCGCCGGCATCGCCGCGATCAAATTGAACCCGCAACCGGGTTGCCCGGCCTTCGTGGTGGAAAAGTCGGCGTCCGGCGCGCCGCTGGCCGATCTGCTGGAACGGATGGGAAAGTCGATCGCCGCCGTGACGGAACCGGACCGTTCGCCGTTGGCCGGCGAGCTGCTGCTCGGTCATTTGCGATACGGCACTTTCGGCCGGCAGGGGGTCGGCGCCTGCCATCCGTTCGTCCGGGAAAATGCCTGCCTGGAGCGTACTTTGCTGTTGGCGGGCAATTTCAACCTGACCGATACGGCGGAAATTTTCGAACAATTGCTGATCACCGGTCATCATCCGGCCAGCCGGCAGGACGGCGCACTGATTCTCGGTTTGATCGGACACTATCTGGAACAGGCGTTGACGAACCGGCATGACTGCGATCTGGGCGGCGTGCTGCAACGGGCGGCCGGCAGTTTCGACGGCGCCTTTACGCTATGCGGCATGCTGGCGGACGGCAAGGCGTTCGCGTTGCGCGATGCGGCCGGGATTCGTCCCGGCTTTTATTATGTTGACGACGAAGTGGTGGTGGTGGCCTCCGAGCGGCCGGCGATCCAGACCGCGTTCGACCTGCCGCCGGAACAGGTCAAACCGCTGCCGCCGGGAGACGCGCTGCTGATTGATCCGCGCGGCGAAGTGAGTTTGCGGCGCTGTCTGCCGGCCAGGCCGTTGCGGCAATGCGTTTTCGAACGGATTTACTTTTCGCGCGGCAATGACGCGGATATTTACCGGGAGCGCAAGGCCCTGGGGCGGGCGTTGCTGCCGCAGATTCTGGCGGAAACCGGCGGCGATCTGGAGCACACTTTTTTCTCCTACATTCCGAATACCGCCCAGATCAGTTTTCTCGGCTTGCTGGAATCGTTGCTGAAACTGCCGGGACATCCGGAGATCCGGTTCGGCCAAATTGCCGTCAAGGACGCCAAATTCCGGACCTTCATCACCAATGCGGCGGCCAGGAAGGATTTTTTCAAACACATTTACGATGTCACCTACGGCCAGATTGCCGCCGGAGTCGACACGCTGGTGGTGCTTGATGATTCGATCGTCCGCGGCAATACGATGCGCAATGCGATTCTGCCGATGCTGGACCGGCTCAAACCGCGGAAAATCGTCGTCGTCTCGGCGGCGCCGCCGATCGCCTATCCGGATTGCTATGGAATCGATATGGCCAGCTTGAAGGAACTGGTGGCTTTTGAAGCGTTGATTGCGCTGCTGGAGCAAGCGCGGAAACAGGACCTGCTGGAGGAGTGCTACCGGCAGGCTTTGGGGGTATTGAACGGCGGGGAGACATTGAAGAATTGGCTGACGCCATTGTATGAGCAGTTCAGTTTCGAAACATTGTCGCAGGCGATCGGCGACCGGTTGCGGCCGGCCGGCTTACGGGCGCAGTTGAGCGTCATTTTCCAGCGGGTGGAGGCGTTGAAAGTCTGTTGCCCGGAATATAGCGGCGATTGGTATTTCACCGGCGACTATCCGACGCCCGGCGGCTACCGGGTGGTCAACCGGGCATTGGT encodes the following:
- a CDS encoding amidophosphoribosyltransferase; translation: MSDCIKHECAVTLLRLRKKPEYYQAKYGTRFYGFQKLTLLLEKQHNRGQDGAGIAAIKLNPQPGCPAFVVEKSASGAPLADLLERMGKSIAAVTEPDRSPLAGELLLGHLRYGTFGRQGVGACHPFVRENACLERTLLLAGNFNLTDTAEIFEQLLITGHHPASRQDGALILGLIGHYLEQALTNRHDCDLGGVLQRAAGSFDGAFTLCGMLADGKAFALRDAAGIRPGFYYVDDEVVVVASERPAIQTAFDLPPEQVKPLPPGDALLIDPRGEVSLRRCLPARPLRQCVFERIYFSRGNDADIYRERKALGRALLPQILAETGGDLEHTFFSYIPNTAQISFLGLLESLLKLPGHPEIRFGQIAVKDAKFRTFITNAAARKDFFKHIYDVTYGQIAAGVDTLVVLDDSIVRGNTMRNAILPMLDRLKPRKIVVVSAAPPIAYPDCYGIDMASLKELVAFEALIALLEQARKQDLLEECYRQALGVLNGGETLKNWLTPLYEQFSFETLSQAIGDRLRPAGLRAQLSVIFQRVEALKVCCPEYSGDWYFTGDYPTPGGYRVVNRALVNYMEKIDGRAY